Proteins from a genomic interval of Bradyrhizobium sp. CCBAU 53340:
- a CDS encoding Crp/Fnr family transcriptional regulator: protein MILIEKGRQTSRATAPVAPDWKSLSLASPLLAALPGPVRRQTRLLEIARQTTLFSRGDRPRAMFFVLSGEVRLVRRSHSGGEIILQRTGRGFLAEASLDQPVYHCDAVATEPSSILAIPGKAFRAAFEASDFRDKWIAHLARELRRVRTQAERLSLKTARERIVHFVETEGEAGVVDLKQSKKDWAAELGLTHEALYRALAQMQKCGELWVDQSRLTLR, encoded by the coding sequence ATGATCCTGATCGAAAAAGGCCGGCAGACGAGCCGAGCGACGGCCCCTGTGGCACCTGATTGGAAGTCGCTGTCGCTTGCATCTCCGCTCCTCGCCGCGTTACCCGGGCCTGTCCGGCGACAGACGCGGTTGTTGGAGATAGCGCGCCAAACCACTCTTTTCAGCCGGGGCGACCGCCCAAGAGCCATGTTCTTCGTGCTCTCGGGAGAAGTCCGACTCGTCCGGCGATCGCATTCCGGCGGAGAGATTATTCTTCAACGAACGGGGCGCGGCTTTCTGGCCGAGGCGAGCCTCGATCAGCCCGTGTACCATTGCGACGCGGTCGCCACAGAACCTTCGTCGATCCTGGCTATCCCGGGCAAAGCCTTTCGCGCAGCATTCGAGGCCAGCGACTTCAGGGACAAGTGGATCGCCCACCTCGCGCGGGAGCTCCGCAGAGTGCGTACGCAAGCTGAAAGATTGAGTCTCAAGACAGCTCGGGAGCGGATCGTCCACTTCGTCGAGACCGAAGGCGAGGCCGGCGTGGTCGACCTGAAGCAATCCAAGAAGGATTGGGCGGCCGAGCTCGGCTTGACCCACGAAGCGCTCTATCGTGCTCTCGCACAGATGCAGAAGTGCGGAGAGCTATGGGTAGACCAATCGCGCTTGACTTTGCGGTGA
- a CDS encoding FAD-dependent oxidoreductase, giving the protein MISDQELPGLTDDLLRAGCVWVDYLDSRSLPPTLTDRAPRPGDQALRFVTGRRPIVEWAVAAIAQAAPNVTVSRGIKVRELITGASAVPDVPHVTGVRTTSGEEIPADLVIDAMGRRSPACEWILSAGGRSPIEQAEDSNFAYFTRYFSGHQRPRRMGRALTPMGLFSILTLDGDNDTWSVTLYTSSKNKAMRALRDTTTFHRVVSACPRHAHWLDGEPITPVLLMAGVVDRYRRFVVDGKPVITGFAAVGDAWACTNPSAGRGLSVGLLHAQVLRNIARRHINDPEAFSRKYDADTESQVGPFYRNQIAADRVRIAEMNALEAGMPMPAPNPVMAKLLLAATEDADVLRGMVEIALCVALPQEVMARPPVAAKLASMDGYQLPPDPNIIDRDRMAALLDG; this is encoded by the coding sequence ATGATCAGCGATCAGGAATTGCCGGGGTTGACGGATGATTTGCTTCGAGCTGGCTGCGTTTGGGTGGACTATCTCGACAGTCGCTCTCTTCCTCCAACTTTGACGGACAGGGCACCGCGACCGGGTGATCAAGCCCTGCGCTTCGTCACCGGCCGGAGGCCGATCGTTGAATGGGCCGTCGCTGCCATCGCGCAAGCCGCACCCAACGTGACTGTCAGCCGCGGCATCAAAGTTCGCGAATTGATCACCGGCGCATCGGCCGTCCCAGATGTGCCGCACGTGACCGGGGTTCGCACGACATCGGGTGAAGAGATTCCCGCCGATCTGGTGATCGACGCCATGGGGCGGCGAAGCCCAGCCTGCGAATGGATCCTCAGCGCGGGTGGCCGCAGCCCGATCGAGCAAGCCGAAGACAGTAACTTCGCCTATTTTACCCGATATTTCTCAGGGCATCAGCGGCCTCGCAGGATGGGACGCGCGCTAACGCCGATGGGATTGTTCTCGATCCTAACCCTGGACGGGGACAACGACACCTGGTCGGTCACCCTGTATACATCGTCGAAGAACAAGGCGATGCGAGCCTTGCGCGATACGACCACGTTCCATCGTGTTGTTTCGGCATGTCCGCGGCACGCCCATTGGCTCGACGGGGAGCCAATCACGCCCGTTCTTCTGATGGCGGGAGTCGTCGATCGTTACCGGCGGTTTGTCGTCGACGGTAAGCCTGTCATCACGGGATTCGCCGCGGTGGGTGATGCCTGGGCCTGCACCAACCCGTCCGCAGGACGAGGTTTGAGCGTCGGTCTCCTGCACGCACAAGTCCTCCGCAACATCGCTCGCCGGCACATCAATGATCCCGAAGCATTCTCCCGGAAATACGACGCTGACACCGAAAGCCAAGTCGGTCCGTTTTATCGAAACCAGATCGCTGCGGACCGCGTTCGGATAGCTGAGATGAACGCGCTCGAAGCGGGCATGCCCATGCCGGCACCCAACCCGGTCATGGCCAAGCTTCTCCTTGCCGCCACCGAAGACGCCGACGTGCTCCGCGGCATGGTCGAAATCGCGTTGTGTGTTGCGCTGCCTCAGGAGGTCATGGCCAGACCGCCCGTCGCCGCGAAACTGGCTTCAATGGACGGCTATCAATTGCCGCCGGACCCGAACATCATCGATCGCGATCGAATGGCGGCGCTCCTGGACGGCTGA